In a single window of the Luteibacter rhizovicinus DSM 16549 genome:
- a CDS encoding DsbA family oxidoreductase, translating to MPQKMKIDFVSDIACPWCVIGLGGLEQALDKLHDVIEPEITFHPFELNPNMAPGGENTVEHIVAKYRIPADEARVNRERIKARAAAVGFTMNTSDASRIYNTFDAHRLIAWAGSQGKQHALKRQLFTVNFTDQTDPGNHDTLVAAAEKVGLDPVEARAVLESDRYVEDVRRDEKLWQSRGITGVPAVIVNDQYLISGGQPPEEFERQLRQIAAESAA from the coding sequence ATGCCTCAGAAAATGAAAATCGACTTCGTCTCGGACATCGCTTGCCCGTGGTGCGTGATCGGCCTGGGTGGCCTCGAGCAGGCGCTCGACAAGCTGCACGATGTGATCGAGCCGGAGATCACCTTTCATCCGTTCGAACTGAATCCGAACATGGCGCCGGGCGGTGAGAACACTGTCGAACACATCGTCGCGAAGTACCGCATTCCGGCCGATGAAGCGCGCGTCAACCGCGAACGCATCAAGGCCCGTGCGGCGGCCGTCGGCTTCACCATGAACACCTCGGATGCGAGCCGCATCTACAACACGTTCGATGCGCATCGCCTGATCGCCTGGGCGGGTTCGCAAGGCAAGCAGCATGCGCTGAAGCGCCAGCTCTTCACCGTGAACTTCACCGATCAGACCGATCCGGGCAACCACGACACCCTGGTCGCCGCCGCTGAAAAAGTCGGCCTCGATCCGGTCGAAGCGCGCGCCGTACTCGAGTCGGACCGCTACGTCGAAGACGTCCGTCGCGACGAGAAGCTGTGGCAGAGCCGCGGCATCACTGGCGTACCGGCCGTGATCGTCAACGACCAGTACCTGATCTCGGGCGGCCAGCCGCCGGAAGAGTTCGAGCGTCAGCTACGCCAGATCGCTGCCGAGAGCGCGGCCTGA
- a CDS encoding circadian clock KaiB family protein, giving the protein MTATPPEITSSPGDPRHYQLRLFITGSTPRSTRAIENLRKICEENLDGRYELEVIDVYERPETTRDLQIVATPTLVKVLPEPLRRIIGDLSDELKVLAGLDLAPRLPQQD; this is encoded by the coding sequence ATGACGGCGACCCCTCCCGAGATCACCTCGTCGCCCGGCGATCCGCGGCACTACCAGCTGCGGCTGTTCATCACCGGATCCACGCCGCGCTCGACGCGCGCGATCGAGAACCTGCGGAAGATCTGCGAGGAGAATCTCGACGGCCGCTACGAACTCGAGGTGATCGACGTCTACGAGCGTCCGGAAACCACGCGGGACCTGCAGATCGTCGCCACGCCGACCCTGGTCAAGGTTCTACCCGAGCCGCTGCGCCGGATCATCGGCGACCTGTCCGATGAGCTCAAGGTGCTGGCCGGTCTCGACCTCGCTCCGCGGCTACCGCAACAGGATTGA
- a CDS encoding glycoside hydrolase family 27 protein, translating into MLLPTCSRAAVAVLAAVALSVAGASQASEASEPAAVGPVAANGLAATPPMGWNSWNHFAGRITAADVRAMADAMAANGMRDAGYVYVNIDDTWEGKRNAAGDIETNDKFGDMKALADYVHARGMKLGLYSSPGATTCAGFVGSHGHEDQDARRFAAWGVDYLKYDYCGARDLYPVTQRNQEMLFRKMGDALRKAGRPVVYSLSQSGDFDIWRWGPQTGANLWRTTPDISDTWESMSQRGFRQLDLSAWSGPGHWSDPDMLEIGNGGMTADEYRTQMSLWSLLPAPLLAGNDLRTMDAATKDILLNREVIAVDQDPAGHPARRLERQGDVEVLVRDMADGSIVVGFFNRGESTTVRWSWHKLGDRFAHPTGARDLWHHAAIDTQRPFEATLPRHAVAMVRIAP; encoded by the coding sequence GTGCTGCTTCCCACCTGCTCTCGTGCTGCTGTCGCCGTGCTGGCTGCCGTTGCCCTCTCCGTCGCAGGCGCAAGCCAGGCCAGTGAGGCCTCGGAGCCTGCTGCCGTCGGTCCGGTCGCTGCCAACGGTCTGGCGGCGACGCCACCGATGGGCTGGAACAGCTGGAACCATTTCGCCGGTCGGATCACCGCCGCGGATGTTCGCGCCATGGCCGATGCGATGGCCGCCAATGGCATGCGGGACGCGGGCTATGTCTACGTCAATATCGACGACACCTGGGAAGGCAAGCGCAACGCTGCGGGCGATATCGAGACCAACGACAAATTCGGCGACATGAAGGCACTCGCAGACTACGTGCATGCGCGTGGCATGAAGCTCGGCCTCTATTCGTCGCCCGGCGCGACGACCTGTGCAGGCTTCGTGGGCAGCCATGGGCACGAGGATCAGGACGCCCGCCGCTTTGCTGCCTGGGGCGTGGATTACCTGAAGTACGACTACTGCGGTGCCCGCGATCTTTACCCGGTCACGCAACGTAACCAGGAGATGCTGTTCCGCAAAATGGGTGACGCCCTGCGCAAGGCGGGGCGGCCGGTGGTCTACAGCCTCTCGCAATCGGGTGACTTCGATATCTGGCGATGGGGTCCACAGACCGGCGCCAACCTGTGGCGCACGACACCGGACATCAGCGATACCTGGGAATCGATGTCGCAGCGCGGTTTCCGCCAGCTTGACCTGAGCGCGTGGTCGGGGCCGGGCCATTGGTCGGACCCCGACATGCTGGAGATCGGTAACGGTGGCATGACGGCCGACGAGTACCGGACGCAGATGAGCCTGTGGTCGCTGCTTCCGGCACCCCTGCTTGCCGGTAACGATCTGCGCACGATGGACGCCGCCACCAAGGACATCCTGCTCAATCGCGAAGTGATTGCTGTCGACCAGGATCCGGCCGGGCATCCGGCACGGCGCCTCGAACGCCAGGGCGATGTCGAGGTGCTGGTGCGTGATATGGCCGACGGCTCGATCGTCGTCGGCTTCTTCAATCGCGGTGAATCGACCACCGTTCGCTGGTCGTGGCACAAGCTAGGCGATCGGTTCGCCCATCCCACCGGTGCCCGAGACCTCTGGCATCACGCCGCTATCGATACGCAGCGCCCCTTCGAGGCGACGCTGCCCCGCCACGCGGTGGCGATGGTTCGCATCGCCCCCTGA
- a CDS encoding DMT family transporter, translating to MLILMILVVVASGAILCAQSAINGRLGAHVGVLESAWLTFTLGALLSFLYAFFFEPQHDLTLFTAPRWQVTGAFFGVVYMLVIVFAMPRVGTAAATVSVISGQLLMSLLIDNFGWLSNPVIPLGGSRYAAMALLAVALFLIYRSNTRQAAET from the coding sequence GTGCTCATCCTCATGATTCTCGTCGTCGTCGCCAGTGGCGCGATCCTGTGCGCGCAGTCGGCCATCAACGGCCGGCTTGGCGCCCATGTCGGCGTGCTTGAAAGCGCCTGGCTCACCTTCACGCTCGGCGCCTTGCTGAGCTTCCTCTACGCTTTTTTCTTCGAGCCGCAGCATGACCTGACCCTGTTCACCGCCCCGCGTTGGCAGGTCACCGGCGCGTTCTTCGGCGTCGTTTACATGCTGGTCATCGTCTTCGCAATGCCTCGGGTGGGCACGGCGGCGGCCACGGTGTCGGTGATCAGCGGCCAGCTGCTGATGAGCCTGTTGATCGATAACTTCGGCTGGCTGAGCAATCCGGTCATTCCGCTGGGCGGCTCGCGTTACGCCGCAATGGCCTTGCTCGCGGTCGCGCTGTTCCTGATCTACCGCAGCAACACGCGGCAGGCCGCCGAGACGTGA
- the kaiC gene encoding circadian clock protein KaiC: protein MTDQVSLKDHGAPKASSLQKTPTGISGLDALTFGGLPQGRPTLMCGAAGCGKTLFGITFLVKGIETYGEPGVFMSFEERQEELSTNVASLGFDLEALVEQKMLVVDYVRIERGEIEQAGDYDLEGLFVRLGHAIDTIGAKRVVLDTVEALFAGLEDSATLRSELRRLFAFLKAKGVTAIVTAERGEGQLTRYGIEEYVSDCVILLDNRVIDQVTTRRLRVVKYRGSSHGTNEYPFLIDEQGVTVLPITSAGLAHEVSQEVVSAGVPGLDAMLGRHGYYRGSSVLVSGSAGTGKSTLAASFIDAACARGERCLYFAFEESAAQVTRNMGSVGIDLQRHRDAGLLKIEAARPSLYGFEMHLARMHRDIDTFDPAVIVVDPISAFRGPMVEVNATLLRLADICKSRGITALFTSLSSSGDSMSDSERNVSSLMDIWIALSDVESNGERNRVLSLLKARGMNHSKQLREYRLTDEGIEMAPIYVGPEGVLTGTARVAQEAREREAEQARQDAVASRRRVLERRRLTVERQIAELQAELESEEAEVTRMSEQDEVHATNRDANRSMMSTLRGDL, encoded by the coding sequence ATGACCGACCAGGTCTCCCTCAAGGACCACGGGGCCCCCAAGGCCTCTTCGTTGCAAAAGACGCCCACCGGCATTTCCGGGCTGGACGCACTGACCTTCGGTGGCCTGCCGCAAGGCCGCCCGACCCTGATGTGCGGCGCCGCCGGCTGCGGCAAGACGCTCTTCGGCATCACCTTCCTCGTCAAGGGCATCGAAACGTACGGCGAGCCCGGCGTCTTCATGAGCTTCGAGGAGCGTCAGGAAGAACTCTCCACCAACGTCGCGTCGTTGGGTTTCGATCTCGAGGCGCTGGTCGAGCAGAAAATGCTGGTCGTGGACTATGTGCGCATCGAGCGCGGCGAGATCGAGCAGGCAGGCGATTACGACCTGGAAGGCCTGTTCGTGCGCCTGGGTCATGCCATCGACACGATCGGCGCGAAGCGCGTCGTCCTCGACACGGTCGAAGCCCTGTTCGCCGGCCTCGAGGACTCCGCCACGCTCCGTTCGGAACTGCGGCGCCTCTTCGCCTTCCTGAAGGCCAAGGGCGTCACCGCGATCGTGACGGCCGAGCGCGGCGAAGGTCAGCTCACGCGCTACGGTATCGAGGAATACGTCTCCGACTGCGTGATCCTGCTGGACAACCGTGTGATCGACCAGGTGACGACGCGTCGTTTGCGCGTGGTCAAGTATCGCGGCTCGTCGCACGGCACCAACGAATATCCCTTCCTGATCGACGAGCAGGGTGTCACCGTGCTGCCGATCACCTCGGCCGGGCTCGCGCACGAGGTTTCGCAGGAAGTGGTCTCCGCCGGCGTCCCGGGCCTGGATGCCATGCTGGGCCGCCACGGTTACTACCGTGGTTCGAGCGTGCTCGTGTCCGGCTCGGCCGGCACCGGCAAGTCGACGCTCGCCGCGTCGTTCATCGATGCCGCCTGCGCGCGCGGCGAACGCTGCCTGTATTTCGCTTTCGAGGAATCCGCCGCGCAGGTGACGCGCAACATGGGCTCGGTGGGCATCGATCTGCAACGTCACCGTGATGCCGGGCTGCTGAAGATCGAAGCGGCTCGCCCGAGCCTTTACGGCTTCGAGATGCATCTGGCGCGCATGCACCGGGACATCGACACGTTCGACCCGGCCGTCATCGTGGTCGATCCCATCTCGGCCTTCCGCGGACCGATGGTCGAGGTCAACGCCACGCTGCTGCGGCTGGCCGACATCTGCAAGAGCCGGGGCATTACCGCGCTCTTTACCTCGCTTTCGTCGTCGGGTGACTCCATGAGCGACAGCGAACGTAATGTCTCCTCGCTGATGGACATCTGGATCGCCCTGTCCGACGTGGAGTCCAATGGCGAGCGTAATCGCGTGTTGTCCCTGCTCAAAGCCCGCGGCATGAACCACTCCAAGCAGCTGCGCGAATACCGGTTGACCGACGAGGGCATCGAGATGGCGCCCATCTATGTCGGCCCCGAAGGCGTGCTTACCGGTACGGCACGCGTGGCCCAGGAGGCTCGCGAGCGCGAAGCCGAGCAGGCCAGGCAGGACGCCGTCGCCAGCCGCCGCCGCGTACTCGAACGCCGGCGCCTCACCGTCGAGCGCCAGATTGCCGAGCTCCAGGCCGAACTGGAAAGCGAAGAGGCCGAAGTCACCCGCATGAGCGAGCAGGACGAGGTCCACGCGACGAACCGTGACGCCAACCGCTCCATGATGTCGACCCTGCGAGGTGACCTGTGA
- a CDS encoding GNAT family N-acetyltransferase, with the protein MDTSESSPDRLSVRSLVPGDRAAWQGLWDGYNAFYGREGATALPDEITEVTWTRFFDGYEPMYALVAEKDGELLGLAHFLLHRSTTQIKPNCYLQDVFTTERARGKGVARALIETVYARATALGAGRVYWQTHETNTTAMVLYDKVAEKSGFIVYKKLL; encoded by the coding sequence GTGGACACATCCGAATCCTCGCCCGACCGCCTGAGCGTTCGTTCGCTCGTGCCCGGTGACCGCGCGGCATGGCAGGGCCTGTGGGACGGGTATAACGCGTTCTACGGCCGCGAAGGCGCAACCGCGCTGCCGGACGAGATCACGGAGGTGACCTGGACGCGCTTCTTCGACGGCTACGAGCCGATGTACGCGCTGGTGGCCGAGAAAGACGGCGAGCTGCTCGGACTCGCCCACTTCCTCCTGCATCGCAGCACCACGCAGATCAAACCGAACTGCTATCTGCAGGACGTGTTCACCACGGAACGCGCGAGAGGCAAGGGTGTTGCCCGTGCGCTCATCGAAACAGTCTACGCACGCGCCACGGCACTCGGTGCAGGACGCGTTTACTGGCAGACCCACGAGACGAATACGACCGCCATGGTTCTCTATGACAAGGTGGCCGAGAAATCCGGATTCATCGTCTACAAGAAACTGTTGTGA
- a CDS encoding circadian clock KaiB family protein: protein MTVAEDIPMIDDEQPGDDGQVHLRLYVAGQTPKSLAAIANLKRLCEEHLAGRYTIEVVDLQVTPQLAAGDQIVAVPTLIRRLPPPLRRVIGDLSNAERVLVGLDMRPRLSTP from the coding sequence GTGACCGTCGCTGAAGACATCCCGATGATCGACGACGAGCAGCCCGGTGACGACGGCCAGGTCCACCTGCGCCTTTACGTGGCCGGGCAAACCCCGAAATCGTTGGCTGCCATCGCCAACCTCAAGCGACTGTGCGAGGAACATCTCGCCGGCCGCTACACCATCGAGGTCGTCGATCTGCAGGTAACGCCACAGCTGGCGGCCGGTGACCAGATCGTCGCCGTGCCCACGCTGATCAGGCGATTGCCGCCGCCGTTACGAAGAGTCATCGGTGACTTGTCCAACGCGGAACGCGTGCTGGTCGGTCTGGACATGCGTCCGCGGCTATCCACCCCATGA
- a CDS encoding DMT family transporter, translating into MKHVWLIPLIVLAGMGLSVEAGLLGPLGTEVGHGWAVLGIFAVGSLLLTFGLVFGRPRLALMFAQPRWLLTGGVLGPLYVAALTLATPFIGVGLTMVGILFGQVAASLVIDHFGWLGSARRAVDGYRAGALVAILAALWLIH; encoded by the coding sequence GTGAAACACGTCTGGTTAATCCCGCTGATCGTCCTGGCCGGCATGGGCCTGTCGGTCGAAGCGGGTCTGTTGGGCCCCCTGGGGACCGAGGTCGGTCACGGCTGGGCCGTGCTCGGCATCTTCGCCGTGGGGTCGTTGCTGCTGACCTTCGGACTGGTCTTCGGCCGCCCGCGTCTCGCCCTGATGTTCGCGCAGCCTCGCTGGCTGCTCACCGGTGGCGTGCTCGGGCCGCTCTACGTGGCCGCGCTCACCCTCGCCACCCCGTTCATCGGTGTGGGCCTGACCATGGTCGGCATCCTCTTCGGCCAGGTCGCCGCCAGTCTCGTCATCGATCACTTCGGCTGGCTCGGCAGCGCGCGGCGCGCCGTCGACGGTTATCGCGCGGGCGCGCTCGTCGCCATCCTCGCCGCCCTCTGGCTGATCCACTAA
- the aqpZ gene encoding aquaporin Z, translating to MSKRLLAECLGTFWLVFGGCGSAVLAAAFPELGIGFAGVALAFGLTVLTMAYAVGYISGAHFNPAVTVGVFAGGRFPAKDVIPYIVAQLVGAIAAGGVLYVIASGKPRFDVALGFATNGYGEHSPGGFSLAAAAVAEFVLTAFFLIVILGVTHKRAPVGFAPLAIGLALTLIHLISIPVTNTSVNPARSTGVAVFQGGWALGQLWLFWVVPLLGGAVGGWIYKALLETAPEPLEDIEGGRRPNAEPPTR from the coding sequence ATGTCCAAGCGTCTACTCGCCGAATGCCTCGGTACGTTCTGGTTGGTGTTCGGAGGTTGTGGAAGTGCGGTACTGGCCGCTGCCTTCCCCGAACTCGGCATCGGCTTCGCCGGTGTCGCACTCGCCTTCGGCCTCACCGTCCTGACGATGGCCTATGCCGTGGGCTACATCTCAGGTGCCCACTTCAATCCTGCCGTGACTGTCGGCGTCTTCGCGGGAGGGCGTTTCCCGGCGAAGGATGTGATTCCTTACATCGTGGCCCAGCTGGTCGGTGCGATTGCTGCAGGCGGTGTGCTCTACGTCATCGCCAGTGGCAAGCCGAGGTTCGATGTCGCCCTGGGCTTTGCCACCAATGGCTACGGTGAACACTCGCCCGGCGGCTTCTCGCTCGCCGCCGCGGCTGTCGCCGAGTTCGTGCTCACGGCGTTCTTCCTGATCGTCATCCTGGGCGTCACGCACAAGCGTGCGCCTGTGGGTTTTGCGCCGTTGGCGATCGGCCTCGCGCTCACCCTCATCCACCTCATCTCCATCCCGGTGACGAACACCTCGGTCAACCCAGCACGGAGCACGGGTGTCGCGGTGTTCCAGGGTGGTTGGGCGTTGGGCCAGTTGTGGCTGTTCTGGGTCGTGCCGTTGCTTGGTGGCGCGGTAGGCGGCTGGATATACAAGGCGTTACTCGAGACCGCACCCGAGCCGCTCGAGGACATCGAGGGTGGCCGCCGTCCGAATGCCGAGCCACCGACGAGATAG
- a CDS encoding VOC family protein, with the protein MSASESPRPLPFDMTLEIVVVPVTDVDRAKQFYAKLGWRLDADFPAPDGFRVVQFTPPGSGCSVMMGSNITTASPGSARALHLVVRDLEAARAELVSRGVDVSEPFHDATGIFHRADGSRDVAGPHPERKSYGSFARFNDPDGNEWFMQEITQRLPGR; encoded by the coding sequence ATGAGCGCATCCGAATCGCCGCGCCCGCTACCCTTCGACATGACCCTGGAGATCGTGGTCGTCCCCGTCACCGACGTGGATCGCGCGAAGCAGTTCTACGCGAAGCTGGGATGGCGCCTCGACGCCGACTTCCCTGCGCCGGACGGCTTTCGCGTCGTGCAGTTCACGCCGCCGGGATCGGGTTGCTCGGTGATGATGGGTAGCAACATCACAACCGCGTCCCCGGGGTCGGCTCGTGCGCTACACCTTGTCGTGCGGGATCTGGAAGCGGCTCGCGCGGAGCTTGTATCCCGCGGGGTCGATGTGAGCGAGCCGTTCCATGATGCGACCGGCATATTCCACCGCGCCGATGGCTCCCGTGATGTGGCCGGCCCCCATCCCGAGCGGAAGAGCTACGGCTCATTCGCTCGCTTCAACGATCCGGATGGGAACGAGTGGTTCATGCAGGAGATTACGCAGCGTTTGCCGGGGCGCTGA
- a CDS encoding LysR family transcriptional regulator codes for MQLNALRYFAMVAATGSFIATARHFRVPASSVSRQIAALEREVGQQLLYRHTRAVRLTDAGERYYLTVREALDLLDMAAEQAADKDTQPRGLIRVNAPVALGRLHIAPLLNDLQKDYPDLSVQLTLTDAFIDPVQEGADITLRVGRLEDSGLVARLVAPQRYILCASRGYLDTHGVPDTPEQLVAHNCLVYRGQWGAQRWYFRQPGAPHYDAYDVTGRFQSNNAETLVSAAEASLGLVLFPTWLFQAGSFRKGRLVKLLTGWEASVEAEPPGIHLVSPENRSRSRKVRVVTDFLLERIGAPPYWDRV; via the coding sequence ATGCAGCTCAACGCCTTGCGCTACTTCGCCATGGTCGCGGCGACGGGAAGCTTTATCGCGACGGCGCGTCACTTCCGCGTCCCGGCATCGTCGGTGTCCCGGCAGATCGCCGCGCTCGAACGTGAGGTCGGCCAGCAGTTGCTTTACCGGCACACGCGGGCGGTCCGGCTGACCGACGCCGGCGAGCGCTACTACCTCACGGTGCGTGAGGCGCTGGACCTGCTGGACATGGCCGCCGAGCAGGCCGCCGACAAGGACACACAACCCAGGGGCCTGATCCGGGTCAACGCGCCGGTCGCCCTGGGCCGCCTGCACATCGCTCCGCTCTTGAACGATCTGCAGAAGGACTACCCCGACCTTTCCGTGCAGCTCACCCTCACCGATGCCTTTATCGATCCGGTGCAGGAAGGTGCAGATATCACCCTGCGTGTCGGGCGGCTGGAGGACTCCGGCCTCGTTGCGCGCCTGGTCGCGCCACAGCGCTACATCCTCTGCGCGAGCCGCGGTTATCTCGACACCCACGGCGTGCCCGACACCCCCGAACAACTGGTAGCGCACAACTGCCTGGTCTACCGCGGCCAGTGGGGCGCGCAGCGATGGTATTTCCGCCAGCCGGGAGCACCGCACTACGACGCGTATGACGTCACGGGCCGGTTCCAGAGCAACAACGCGGAAACGCTCGTGTCCGCGGCGGAAGCCTCACTGGGCCTCGTGCTTTTCCCGACCTGGCTGTTCCAGGCCGGGAGTTTCCGGAAGGGTCGCCTCGTGAAGCTACTGACCGGTTGGGAAGCGTCCGTCGAAGCGGAGCCACCGGGCATCCATCTGGTATCGCCAGAGAACCGCTCGCGCTCAAGGAAGGTCCGCGTCGTTACCGACTTCCTGCTCGAGCGCATTGGCGCCCCGCCCTATTGGGACCGGGTCTGA
- a CDS encoding hybrid sensor histidine kinase/response regulator, whose product MRADDHAEDDLPSRELLERLREAEETLDAIRRGEVDAVVVHHPDGPSIYTLESADRPYRVLVEHMQEGAVTLTGEGVVLYCNQRFAALLGLTRESMIGRSVVPYLERADAMVMAALLSPGADAGRAAEVTLHRVDGQSIPVTLSAVDLPFEPGMPRLICIIATDLTHARQRSHELAATNAQLAGEMAERRSAEDRLAVALEAAGMGSWDIDLVLGAVTISRQAEGILGLDDIGAAARTLDSLALPFLANEQAEVRAAFEQAMTTGLLDFERRVRPKVEGGAHRWVHVIGRTYQRDGVPSRLVGVVSDVTERRLMETQLRQAQKMEAVGQLTGGIAHDFNNLLMVIGGSLDVLESALPEDNPKAQRFFAAAKSGVERGASLNQQLLAFSRRQDLQAQPVCVDDLLRGFATLLSRALGETVSLELPQPARRWYCRSDPHQLETAILNLAINARDAMPHGGRLTILTSLTTLTPREALAMAAEPGSYVVIRVRDSGTGMTPETAARIFDPFFTTKAMGKGTGLGLSQVYGFVRQSGGFVSVTSELGQGTTIDLCLPHTDEVASAAPSATAAPAAGDGRVLVVDDDINVREVSVAMLGALGYVTLEAGDAAQALTILARRSDIDMVFSDVIMPGEINGLDLARQIRETYPKVAVVLASGYTAQLQGDKGAPTDVEVLRKPYSRAALATALTQAKAAKS is encoded by the coding sequence GTGCGCGCTGATGACCATGCTGAAGACGACCTCCCCAGCCGCGAGCTTCTCGAGCGGCTGCGTGAGGCGGAAGAAACCCTGGATGCCATCCGCCGGGGCGAGGTCGACGCCGTGGTCGTCCATCATCCGGACGGCCCAAGCATCTACACGTTGGAGAGTGCCGACCGGCCGTATCGCGTGCTGGTCGAGCACATGCAGGAAGGTGCCGTCACCCTGACCGGTGAGGGCGTGGTGCTGTACTGCAACCAGCGTTTCGCCGCCTTGCTCGGACTGACGCGTGAGTCGATGATCGGGCGATCGGTCGTGCCGTATCTGGAACGCGCCGATGCGATGGTGATGGCAGCCTTGTTGTCGCCGGGTGCCGATGCGGGCAGGGCGGCGGAAGTCACCTTGCATCGCGTCGATGGACAGTCCATTCCCGTCACGTTGTCCGCGGTGGACCTGCCGTTCGAGCCAGGCATGCCGCGGCTCATCTGCATCATCGCGACAGACCTGACACACGCGCGTCAGCGCAGCCACGAACTGGCCGCGACCAACGCGCAGCTCGCCGGCGAAATGGCCGAGCGACGCAGCGCGGAAGATCGCCTGGCGGTGGCGCTCGAAGCCGCCGGTATGGGCAGCTGGGACATCGACCTGGTCTTGGGAGCGGTGACGATCTCGCGTCAGGCCGAGGGGATCCTGGGTCTGGACGATATCGGCGCCGCTGCGCGCACTCTCGATTCGCTGGCGCTGCCGTTCCTGGCGAACGAGCAAGCCGAGGTGCGTGCCGCTTTCGAACAGGCGATGACGACGGGCCTGCTGGATTTCGAGCGTCGAGTGCGTCCTAAGGTGGAAGGTGGCGCGCATCGTTGGGTGCACGTCATCGGCCGCACCTACCAGCGAGACGGTGTACCGTCGCGACTGGTGGGCGTGGTCAGCGACGTGACCGAACGCCGTCTGATGGAAACCCAGCTGCGCCAGGCGCAGAAGATGGAAGCGGTCGGCCAGCTCACCGGCGGCATCGCCCACGACTTCAACAATCTGCTGATGGTCATCGGCGGAAGCCTCGACGTGCTTGAAAGCGCGTTGCCCGAAGATAACCCCAAGGCGCAACGTTTCTTCGCCGCAGCAAAGTCGGGTGTGGAGCGCGGGGCTAGTCTCAACCAGCAGTTGCTGGCGTTCTCGCGTCGACAGGATCTGCAGGCGCAGCCGGTGTGTGTCGATGATCTGTTACGTGGCTTTGCCACGCTGCTCAGCCGCGCCCTGGGTGAAACGGTGTCCCTGGAGCTGCCGCAACCCGCCCGGCGCTGGTATTGCCGTAGCGATCCACACCAACTGGAAACCGCGATCCTCAACCTGGCGATCAACGCGCGCGATGCCATGCCGCATGGCGGTCGCCTCACGATCCTCACCTCACTGACGACCCTGACGCCACGCGAAGCGCTGGCGATGGCGGCGGAGCCTGGTAGTTACGTGGTGATCCGCGTGCGTGACAGCGGCACCGGTATGACGCCCGAAACAGCAGCACGCATCTTCGACCCGTTCTTCACCACCAAGGCGATGGGCAAGGGTACGGGGCTGGGACTCAGTCAGGTCTACGGCTTCGTGCGCCAGTCCGGCGGTTTCGTCAGCGTCACGAGCGAACTGGGGCAGGGCACGACCATCGACCTATGCCTGCCGCATACGGATGAGGTCGCCTCCGCCGCGCCGAGTGCAACGGCCGCGCCAGCCGCGGGCGACGGCCGAGTCCTTGTCGTCGACGACGATATCAACGTGCGTGAAGTCTCGGTCGCCATGCTCGGCGCCCTCGGCTACGTGACGCTGGAAGCCGGCGACGCCGCCCAGGCGCTAACCATTCTGGCCCGGCGCAGCGACATCGACATGGTCTTTAGCGACGTCATCATGCCCGGCGAAATCAACGGCCTCGATCTCGCCCGCCAGATCCGCGAAACCTACCCCAAGGTCGCGGTCGTTCTCGCCTCCGGCTACACCGCCCAACTCCAGGGCGACAAAGGCGCTCCCACCGACGTGGAAGTCCTGCGCAAGCCCTATTCCCGCGCCGCCCTGGCCACCGCCCTGACCCAAGCCAAAGCCGCCAAAAGCTAG
- a CDS encoding VOC family protein: MKRVTGIGGIFFQARDPAALTAWYRKHLGIDVKPWGGAAFDWTDDAGKPTGGTTAWSIGKADGDQFAPSTAPFMVNYRVADLHALLQALRDEGCRVLEKTDESEYGKFGWVMDPEGNKVELWEPPEGG; encoded by the coding sequence ATGAAACGAGTCACGGGTATCGGCGGCATCTTCTTCCAGGCACGCGATCCAGCTGCGCTGACTGCCTGGTACAGGAAGCATCTCGGCATCGACGTGAAACCCTGGGGAGGCGCCGCGTTCGACTGGACCGATGACGCAGGCAAGCCCACGGGCGGAACGACGGCCTGGTCCATCGGCAAGGCGGATGGCGACCAGTTTGCGCCGAGCACCGCGCCTTTCATGGTCAACTATCGCGTTGCCGATCTGCATGCCTTGCTTCAGGCGCTGCGCGATGAAGGCTGCAGGGTGCTCGAGAAAACCGACGAGTCCGAGTACGGCAAGTTCGGTTGGGTCATGGACCCCGAGGGAAATAAGGTGGAGCTGTGGGAGCCGCCCGAAGGCGGTTGA